In Paraburkholderia flava, one genomic interval encodes:
- a CDS encoding LysR family transcriptional regulator, producing the protein MDYNGLDLNLLVPLRALLVERHVTRAAEKLGISQPAMSASLARLRELFSDQLLVRGPLGLTLTPRAEDMLAQIDHLMAAIERLTAVPAHFDPLNSRRTFTLIGTDFVESKVLPLLMAQFQQSAPMIRVVFKDPDPRHIETMLATGVLDLAIGYLPEAPDTLIRMPLFVEPFVCIARSDHPAFKEGMTLERYVETAHVQALMRDGTMYTDAIDTALAAQGLARRIALWQPSFLAIPPVVANTDLISTIPESVARVAAVWSSITMHQVPLELPPVALAAYWHPRSRDDTGHRWLRDTISGLLSHT; encoded by the coding sequence ATGGACTACAACGGCCTTGATCTCAACCTTCTGGTCCCACTGCGCGCCTTGCTGGTCGAACGGCACGTGACGCGTGCCGCGGAGAAATTGGGCATCAGTCAGCCTGCGATGAGCGCGTCGCTGGCGCGACTGCGGGAACTATTTTCCGATCAGTTACTGGTGCGCGGACCGCTCGGACTGACATTAACGCCTCGCGCCGAAGACATGTTGGCCCAGATCGATCATCTGATGGCCGCCATCGAACGGCTCACCGCCGTTCCCGCCCATTTCGATCCCCTCAACAGCCGGCGCACCTTTACATTGATAGGAACGGATTTCGTCGAATCAAAAGTATTGCCGCTGCTCATGGCGCAATTTCAGCAATCGGCGCCGATGATACGAGTAGTTTTCAAGGACCCTGATCCAAGGCATATTGAGACCATGCTTGCAACGGGCGTGCTCGATCTGGCAATCGGATACCTCCCCGAAGCACCTGATACACTGATTCGTATGCCGCTTTTTGTCGAGCCGTTCGTCTGCATCGCCAGATCTGATCATCCCGCCTTCAAGGAAGGGATGACGCTTGAACGCTATGTCGAAACGGCTCATGTGCAGGCACTGATGCGTGATGGAACAATGTACACAGATGCAATCGACACCGCGCTCGCAGCACAAGGCCTCGCACGACGGATCGCACTATGGCAGCCCAGTTTCCTGGCCATCCCACCGGTCGTCGCCAATACGGATCTGATCAGCACGATCCCTGAGAGCGTGGCGCGCGTCGCCGCAGTGTGGTCGTCGATCACAATGCATCAAGTGCCGCTGGAGCTGCCCCCCGTCGCACTCGCTGCTTACTGGCATCCGCGAAGCCGCGATGACACTGGTCATCGCTGGCTGCGCGACACGATCAGCGGTTTGCTTTCGCACACGTAG
- a CDS encoding SDR family NAD(P)-dependent oxidoreductase: MNNSRKTILVTGASRGLGKQIALDAARAGFAVAVNYRSSGSAAAAVVEEIKASGGIAVAVHADVSEQSDVDALMQSVMEAFGRIDCVINNAGAGRIVALNGLDATQFEDVLRINLASAFMVSQAAVPYMIRQGGGRLIFMSSLAARTGGLVSAAYAASKGGIEGLMHYYATYLLPHRITSNALAPALFASDIVSEMALPPVENMPLSRLGRADELWPALNMLIETEYMTGQTIHINAGRFMT, translated from the coding sequence GTGAACAACTCGCGCAAGACCATACTCGTGACGGGCGCGTCGAGAGGACTCGGCAAACAGATCGCGCTGGACGCGGCTCGAGCCGGATTCGCAGTGGCCGTAAATTATCGAAGCAGCGGCTCTGCGGCAGCGGCGGTCGTGGAGGAGATCAAGGCGTCCGGAGGGATTGCCGTTGCGGTACATGCTGACGTTAGCGAGCAAAGCGATGTGGACGCGTTGATGCAATCGGTAATGGAAGCGTTCGGCCGGATCGATTGCGTGATCAATAACGCGGGCGCCGGACGGATCGTCGCACTGAATGGGCTCGATGCAACGCAATTCGAAGACGTGCTCAGAATCAATCTGGCTTCGGCGTTCATGGTGAGCCAGGCAGCAGTGCCGTACATGATACGGCAGGGCGGAGGCCGGCTGATTTTCATGTCATCGCTCGCCGCGCGCACGGGTGGACTGGTCTCAGCGGCTTATGCGGCTTCGAAGGGGGGAATCGAAGGGCTCATGCATTACTACGCGACCTACCTGTTACCGCATCGCATTACCTCGAACGCACTGGCACCTGCATTGTTCGCTAGCGATATCGTTAGCGAAATGGCGCTGCCGCCCGTCGAGAACATGCCACTGAGTCGGCTTGGCAGGGCCGATGAGTTGTGGCCCGCGCTCAACATGCTCATCGAAACGGAATACATGACCGGTCAGACGATCCATATCAATGCCGGCAGGTTCATGACCTGA
- a CDS encoding putative quinol monooxygenase: MITIVAHMRCIAGTEDQIIAASAAFIAATRDEPGCIEFYLHQQHDDPSRFVWYENFRDQAAVDAHVASQHVADWFGLIGALGAHNEYALYQRLEVE; this comes from the coding sequence ATGATCACAATCGTTGCTCATATGCGATGCATAGCCGGCACCGAAGACCAGATTATCGCTGCGAGTGCTGCGTTTATCGCGGCGACTCGCGATGAGCCCGGTTGCATCGAGTTTTACCTCCACCAGCAGCACGATGATCCTTCGCGATTTGTCTGGTATGAGAACTTCAGGGATCAAGCTGCCGTTGATGCGCACGTGGCTTCGCAGCATGTCGCCGACTGGTTCGGATTGATTGGGGCGCTTGGCGCACACAACGAATACGCGCTTTATCAGCGCCTGGAGGTCGAGTGA
- a CDS encoding carboxymuconolactone decarboxylase family protein has protein sequence MSRIPLVQEKNMTAEQREQFDRFPSNLTRGLLLTEGRLSRALPNLANALRSSGLDPKIREGAILRVASLCNSAYERMQHEGQALKSGWSHTELDQIEAGDFSRLPVPFPALFRFVDECVTRTRVSDETFSQARNTLSDRDVATLVLLVGHYMMVARFIATLEIELDDEPDDWSTEH, from the coding sequence ATGTCCAGGATACCGCTGGTGCAGGAAAAGAACATGACGGCTGAGCAGCGCGAACAGTTCGACAGGTTTCCGTCTAACCTTACCCGGGGTCTGCTACTGACCGAAGGCCGGCTTTCACGGGCGCTGCCCAATCTCGCCAATGCGTTGCGATCATCTGGCCTCGACCCGAAAATTCGTGAAGGCGCGATTCTGCGCGTCGCGAGTCTTTGCAATAGTGCATACGAACGTATGCAACATGAAGGGCAGGCGCTAAAGAGCGGCTGGAGTCACACCGAACTGGATCAGATTGAAGCAGGTGATTTCTCCCGGCTACCTGTGCCGTTTCCAGCGCTGTTTCGTTTCGTCGACGAATGCGTCACGCGCACGCGTGTCTCCGACGAGACGTTCTCGCAGGCGCGCAACACGCTGTCGGATCGCGATGTTGCAACGCTGGTCCTGCTAGTTGGCCACTACATGATGGTGGCGCGATTCATTGCAACGCTCGAGATCGAACTCGATGATGAGCCCGACGACTGGTCCACGGAGCATTAA
- a CDS encoding MFS transporter translates to MTQRDDPLNRALSRSIRRIVPFLVLMFLVSFLDRVNVGFAKTALQADTGIGDRAFAMGLGLFFIGYALFETPSNLVMHRVGARRWMSRIMITWGLASAAMLFVRGTYSFYVLRCVLGIAEAGFFPGVALYLTYWFPSQTRGRAMGHFYVGLCLSFIVGGPVSGALLDLDGFGGLHGWQWMFLVEGLAACLVGAVAFWYLDDRPSMADWLEPDERQALEQVIADESALIQSVGHGALQLLFDIKVLYCALIFCISQIALYGVTFYLPTQVAGMLGRKVGLEVGTISAIPWLCALLACLTIPAWSDRAGERRWTATSLAALCSVGLVLGSGAWGPLLGFGGLCVATAAIVSLQPIYFIFPTAYLKGRRAAAGLGVITSIGAMGGFLAPNVRVLGDLQAGPPAGAYFLSAIAVLNVVLIGCLPLLELAVEERTSSSSTIPICR, encoded by the coding sequence ATGACCCAACGCGATGATCCACTAAACCGCGCACTTTCCCGATCGATCCGTCGTATCGTGCCCTTTCTCGTACTGATGTTTCTCGTCTCTTTTCTGGACCGGGTGAACGTCGGCTTCGCGAAGACGGCGTTGCAGGCCGACACAGGAATCGGCGATCGTGCCTTTGCGATGGGCCTTGGTCTCTTCTTCATTGGGTATGCACTATTCGAAACTCCAAGCAATCTGGTAATGCATCGTGTCGGTGCGCGTCGCTGGATGTCGCGCATTATGATCACATGGGGCCTTGCGAGCGCCGCCATGTTGTTCGTAAGAGGTACGTACAGTTTCTATGTACTCAGGTGCGTGCTTGGAATCGCGGAAGCAGGCTTCTTTCCTGGCGTGGCTCTCTATCTTACTTACTGGTTTCCCTCGCAGACGCGAGGACGGGCAATGGGGCATTTCTACGTCGGACTATGCCTGTCATTTATCGTTGGTGGTCCTGTTTCAGGCGCTTTGCTCGACCTCGATGGATTCGGCGGATTGCATGGGTGGCAGTGGATGTTTCTGGTTGAAGGGCTTGCGGCCTGTCTGGTAGGCGCAGTCGCGTTCTGGTATCTGGACGACCGGCCCTCAATGGCAGACTGGCTTGAACCCGATGAACGTCAGGCGCTGGAGCAGGTCATCGCGGATGAATCAGCGCTAATTCAATCTGTGGGACACGGGGCTTTACAACTGCTTTTCGATATAAAGGTGCTGTACTGCGCCCTGATTTTTTGCATCAGTCAGATTGCCTTATACGGTGTGACTTTTTATCTGCCGACGCAAGTCGCAGGCATGTTGGGCCGCAAAGTGGGACTCGAAGTAGGCACGATTAGCGCCATTCCATGGCTGTGTGCGTTGCTCGCTTGCCTAACGATTCCAGCATGGTCCGACCGAGCGGGCGAACGACGCTGGACAGCTACATCGCTGGCTGCGCTTTGTTCGGTTGGGTTGGTGCTTGGAAGCGGTGCATGGGGCCCGCTACTGGGATTCGGCGGGCTATGTGTTGCTACGGCCGCTATTGTTTCGCTTCAACCTATCTATTTTATTTTTCCCACCGCTTACCTGAAGGGGCGACGCGCGGCTGCGGGTCTCGGCGTCATCACCTCAATCGGGGCAATGGGTGGTTTTCTCGCGCCGAATGTCAGAGTCTTGGGAGACCTGCAAGCGGGACCGCCAGCGGGTGCGTATTTTCTCTCGGCGATTGCGGTGCTGAATGTGGTGTTGATAGGCTGTTTGCCGCTTCTAGAACTAGCTGTAGAAGAACGCACATCGTCCAGTAGTACGATTCCAATCTGCCGCTGA
- a CDS encoding SDR family NAD(P)-dependent oxidoreductase, producing MAKRLQGKVALISGAASGIGAACARAFVEEGARVVVADIARERGEHIASELLASTGEQCATFVPLDVTEASQWALAVEQAEQRFGGLHILVSCAGVCSMAGLLDENEAGWNHTVAVNQTGTWNGMRAAVPAMRRSGGGSIILISSIWGRVGTAGATAYQATKAAVVQLAKAAAAELASADIRANAILPGIIDTPFLAVLTPEQRAAITGTSLLGREGTPREIGLAATYLASDESSYVTGTELVIDGGYMTC from the coding sequence ATGGCGAAGCGTCTGCAAGGAAAGGTCGCATTGATTTCGGGAGCAGCGAGTGGTATCGGTGCGGCCTGCGCGCGCGCATTCGTCGAAGAAGGTGCGCGGGTTGTCGTCGCCGATATAGCTCGAGAGCGCGGTGAACATATTGCAAGCGAGCTATTGGCTTCTACGGGTGAGCAATGCGCAACGTTTGTTCCGCTAGATGTGACTGAGGCGTCACAGTGGGCGCTGGCTGTAGAGCAAGCAGAACAGCGATTTGGAGGTTTGCACATACTGGTTTCTTGCGCCGGAGTGTGTTCAATGGCCGGCCTGCTCGACGAAAATGAAGCGGGCTGGAATCACACTGTGGCGGTGAATCAGACCGGAACTTGGAATGGCATGCGTGCGGCAGTGCCCGCCATGAGACGCAGTGGTGGCGGATCGATCATTCTCATATCGTCGATCTGGGGTAGGGTAGGGACGGCCGGTGCAACGGCCTATCAGGCGACCAAAGCTGCGGTCGTTCAGTTAGCAAAGGCTGCCGCAGCGGAGCTTGCGTCGGCTGATATTCGTGCAAACGCTATATTGCCCGGCATCATCGACACACCGTTTCTGGCGGTGCTGACGCCAGAGCAACGCGCTGCGATCACGGGAACGAGTCTGTTAGGCCGTGAGGGAACGCCCCGAGAGATCGGGTTGGCCGCAACTTATCTCGCATCGGACGAATCCAGCTACGTCACGGGGACTGAACTCGTGATTGACGGCGGTTATATGACCTGCTGA
- a CDS encoding relaxase/mobilization nuclease domain-containing protein, with protein MSQRDDDRFRVRPGAPKQRGDAFINEVLRQTSKAGSRLGKAAGKVGQRPGSRLGRGHVAARFAGRELRPNARRVTIKARLVNLAQAGPRSTAAHLRYIEREGVDRQGGPGHAYGPTTDGADLEAFKERGEGDRHQFRFIVSPEDAGQLDDLRTYTRHLMARMEADLGTRLEWVAVDHWNTDNPHTHVVLRGKDDTGKDLIISRDYIAEGMRWRASELATEWLGPRTELEMQRAMQREVDQERWTGLDRTLQREAGDDGLVRVERFAEPRLQRQRQMLIGRLQHLQRMGLVTEQQPGAWAVHAEAEPTLRAMGERGDIIRTMQRAMSGQQRELAVFQPGADGRAVIGRVIGKGLADELYDKGYLIVDGTDGRAHHVALPPRSELEQYPTGAVVEVKGAADVRAADRNIAALAVDGVYRTDHHQAVAQGQATPGRDPHEVVAGHVRRLEALRRAGIVGREAEGVWRVPNDLVERGRQYDAQRLGGGVAVELKSHLPIERQARVVGATWLDQQLIGGGKGLGDLGFGAEVKDALRQRADFLVEQGVAEHRGQRVVLARNLLATLRGREVAKVGQEIAGETGLEHRPVGDGQRVAGIYRRSVMLVSGRYAMLDDGMGFSLVPWKPVVEQRIGQQLAATVRGTGVSWEIGRQRGPHVG; from the coding sequence ATGAGCCAGCGCGACGACGACCGTTTCCGCGTCCGTCCCGGTGCGCCGAAACAGCGCGGCGATGCCTTCATCAACGAGGTGCTACGCCAGACTAGCAAGGCCGGCTCGAGGCTCGGCAAGGCGGCGGGCAAGGTCGGCCAGCGTCCCGGTTCCCGGCTGGGGCGCGGCCACGTCGCGGCGCGCTTCGCTGGCCGAGAATTGAGGCCGAACGCGCGGCGTGTGACGATCAAGGCGCGGCTGGTGAATCTGGCGCAGGCAGGGCCGCGCTCGACCGCCGCACACCTGCGCTATATCGAGCGTGAGGGTGTCGATCGCCAGGGCGGGCCAGGCCATGCCTACGGGCCGACGACCGATGGCGCCGACCTCGAAGCGTTCAAGGAGCGCGGCGAAGGCGACCGGCACCAGTTCCGGTTCATCGTCTCGCCGGAGGATGCCGGACAGCTCGACGACTTGCGCACCTACACCCGGCACCTGATGGCGCGCATGGAGGCCGACTTGGGTACGCGGCTGGAGTGGGTCGCGGTCGATCACTGGAACACCGACAACCCGCACACGCACGTCGTCTTGCGCGGCAAGGACGACACCGGCAAAGACCTCATCATTTCCCGCGACTACATCGCCGAGGGGATGCGCTGGCGAGCGTCGGAGCTGGCGACCGAATGGCTGGGGCCGCGCACCGAACTGGAGATGCAGCGCGCCATGCAGCGCGAAGTCGATCAAGAGCGGTGGACGGGCCTGGATCGCACCTTGCAGCGCGAGGCCGGCGACGATGGCCTGGTGCGCGTCGAACGCTTTGCCGAACCCCGGCTGCAACGCCAGCGACAGATGCTGATCGGCCGCCTGCAACACTTGCAACGCATGGGGCTGGTGACCGAACAACAGCCCGGCGCGTGGGCCGTCCATGCCGAGGCCGAGCCGACGTTGCGGGCAATGGGCGAGCGTGGCGACATCATCCGCACCATGCAGCGCGCCATGAGCGGCCAGCAGCGCGAACTAGCCGTGTTCCAGCCCGGCGCGGATGGCCGCGCCGTCATCGGGCGCGTCATCGGCAAGGGGCTGGCCGACGAGCTGTACGACAAGGGCTATCTGATCGTCGATGGCACCGACGGCAGGGCGCACCACGTCGCACTGCCGCCGCGCTCGGAACTGGAGCAGTACCCAACCGGCGCCGTGGTGGAGGTGAAAGGTGCGGCCGACGTGCGCGCCGCCGACCGCAACATTGCCGCGCTGGCAGTCGATGGCGTGTACCGCACCGATCACCATCAGGCTGTCGCCCAAGGTCAGGCCACGCCCGGCCGCGACCCGCACGAGGTCGTGGCCGGGCATGTACGCCGGCTCGAAGCCCTGCGCCGCGCCGGCATCGTGGGGCGAGAGGCCGAAGGCGTATGGCGTGTTCCCAACGACCTGGTCGAGCGTGGCCGCCAGTACGACGCGCAGCGCCTTGGCGGCGGCGTGGCGGTGGAACTGAAATCACATCTGCCCATCGAGCGCCAAGCACGCGTCGTCGGCGCCACGTGGCTTGACCAGCAGTTGATCGGAGGCGGCAAGGGCTTGGGTGACCTGGGCTTTGGGGCTGAGGTGAAGGACGCGCTACGCCAGCGCGCAGACTTCCTGGTCGAACAGGGGGTGGCCGAGCATCGCGGGCAGCGTGTCGTTCTCGCGCGCAATCTGCTGGCGACACTGCGCGGGCGCGAGGTGGCGAAGGTCGGGCAGGAAATAGCCGGCGAAACCGGCCTGGAGCATCGGCCAGTTGGTGATGGGCAGCGTGTGGCCGGCATCTACAGGCGCAGCGTCATGCTCGTCAGCGGGCGCTACGCGATGCTCGACGACGGTATGGGTTTTTCGCTGGTGCCGTGGAAGCCGGTGGTCGAACAGCGGATTGGACAGCAACTCGCCGCGACGGTACGAGGGACCGGAGTGTCGTGGGAAATTGGTCGCCAGCGTGGCCCACATGTCGGGTGA
- a CDS encoding LysR family transcriptional regulator, producing MELRHLRYFLAVAEELHFARAAEKIHIEQSPLSRAIKELEEDLKVQLFVRTSRSTRLTRAGQLFLEHVPRVFTALQQARDSVKAAANGFYGQLRVALSDGIPPSRFSAFLALCRQEEPEIEIRLFEVPLSQQIRGLHDDLYDVGFSRSDEVGDGLIAEAVWNDPLMVAVPARHPLLMHKRLPLEEVLRYPLALADPHACEGYARQIERVLRQVDQEPLIAERVASIDLMMALVAAGFALGLAGASQIAAGREPGVVARPLAGQTPMLITYLLRPHGEPSEELNRFIERISTLGPSATLKPAVQPDSSASEEVEP from the coding sequence ATGGAACTGCGACATCTGCGCTATTTCCTTGCCGTCGCCGAGGAACTTCACTTCGCGCGCGCAGCGGAGAAAATACACATAGAGCAGTCACCGCTGTCTCGGGCTATCAAAGAGCTGGAAGAAGATCTCAAGGTACAGCTTTTCGTTCGGACATCGCGCAGCACGCGTTTAACTCGAGCAGGACAGCTATTTCTGGAGCATGTGCCGCGCGTTTTCACAGCTTTGCAGCAAGCTCGCGATAGTGTGAAAGCTGCGGCTAACGGTTTTTATGGCCAGTTGCGGGTTGCGCTTTCGGATGGCATTCCACCATCACGCTTCTCAGCTTTCCTAGCGCTGTGTAGACAAGAGGAACCGGAGATAGAGATACGTCTGTTTGAGGTTCCGCTGTCGCAACAAATCAGAGGGTTGCACGATGACCTATACGACGTAGGATTTTCCCGGTCAGACGAGGTGGGCGACGGTCTCATTGCAGAGGCCGTCTGGAATGATCCTCTTATGGTTGCGGTGCCAGCTCGCCATCCTTTGCTAATGCATAAGCGTTTGCCTCTGGAAGAGGTGCTGCGTTACCCGCTGGCGCTGGCAGATCCCCATGCTTGCGAAGGTTACGCACGACAGATTGAACGCGTGCTTCGCCAAGTCGATCAAGAACCGTTGATCGCCGAACGGGTTGCATCCATCGATTTGATGATGGCATTGGTGGCGGCGGGCTTCGCTCTTGGTCTGGCCGGTGCCTCGCAGATCGCTGCTGGCCGCGAGCCGGGCGTAGTGGCTCGCCCATTGGCAGGCCAGACACCGATGCTTATTACATATCTTCTGCGCCCGCATGGCGAGCCATCTGAGGAACTGAACCGTTTCATCGAGAGAATCAGTACCCTCGGCCCCTCGGCGACGTTGAAACCCGCTGTTCAACCTGACTCCAGCGCTTCGGAGGAAGTTGAGCCATGA
- a CDS encoding EexN family lipoprotein → MLLALVLVLSACSKSVPTDTVEWLVAHPDALREVEQQCTNSDAKIPATECNAAFQARHRLFVGKGPQYTPSKDAPKF, encoded by the coding sequence ATGTTGCTTGCGCTTGTCTTGGTATTGAGCGCTTGCAGTAAATCAGTTCCAACGGATACGGTGGAATGGCTAGTTGCTCACCCCGATGCTCTGCGTGAAGTCGAACAGCAATGTACGAATAGCGACGCGAAGATACCGGCGACCGAGTGCAATGCCGCATTTCAGGCACGACATCGATTATTCGTGGGTAAGGGGCCGCAGTACACACCGTCGAAAGACGCTCCGAAGTTCTGA
- a CDS encoding cupin domain-containing protein yields MIPELRTISRDDMMNRVALFAHLRGSHGGLPDSDLPGCQRELINVIGFQPPKDSGQVVSPVGADASRLAAIPIAEGFNLGFARCKPGNGPLMHNHDTNETFMPVTGRWRCAWNEGDAYDYVDVGPCDVVSFPPGVARRFINITENEPDVEHVLLFVISGNAPQAEYTADAKAKIAANDLSATRVGP; encoded by the coding sequence ATGATCCCAGAATTGCGAACCATTTCCCGCGACGACATGATGAACCGAGTCGCGCTGTTTGCCCACTTGCGTGGCTCGCATGGCGGTCTGCCCGACAGTGACTTGCCTGGATGCCAACGCGAGTTGATCAACGTGATCGGTTTTCAGCCTCCCAAAGACTCTGGGCAGGTTGTCTCACCCGTTGGAGCGGACGCGTCGCGGCTCGCCGCGATTCCTATTGCCGAAGGTTTCAACCTCGGATTTGCTCGCTGCAAACCGGGCAACGGTCCGCTGATGCATAACCACGATACGAACGAAACGTTCATGCCGGTGACGGGACGCTGGCGGTGTGCCTGGAACGAAGGCGATGCGTACGACTACGTGGACGTTGGGCCTTGTGACGTTGTGTCGTTTCCGCCGGGTGTTGCACGTCGTTTCATTAACATCACAGAAAATGAGCCCGACGTCGAACATGTATTGCTGTTCGTAATCTCGGGAAACGCACCCCAGGCCGAGTACACGGCGGATGCCAAGGCGAAAATCGCTGCAAACGACCTTTCTGCCACTCGCGTCGGACCATGA
- a CDS encoding alpha/beta fold hydrolase, producing MTHSSETNNSSIHSIRTGPRGGTPVVLVHPVGLDLTYWDNQIEALCDGYDVIAYDLPGHGRSAGRPEDWTLDQAAVGLAEVVSGSAVTSVHLVGLSVGGMISQKLAMTRPEQVASLTLIDTAASFAEAAREAMRLRAQSARSSGMHAVLQTTLERWFTGQTRARRPDLIDRVARTLLADDPAIHGAMWDMIAELDLVDGLNRIACPTLILVGEFDPSSPPSAARQLHDRIPDSRLHIIEQASHMAPLERPEVINTHLLSFLDSR from the coding sequence ATGACGCACTCTTCAGAAACGAACAATTCATCGATCCATTCAATACGGACGGGGCCGCGCGGCGGTACCCCCGTTGTGCTGGTCCATCCTGTCGGACTGGACCTGACTTATTGGGACAATCAGATCGAAGCGCTATGTGACGGATACGATGTGATTGCCTATGACCTGCCAGGCCACGGACGTAGTGCGGGCCGGCCCGAAGACTGGACGCTCGATCAGGCCGCTGTTGGTCTGGCGGAAGTCGTTTCTGGAAGTGCCGTCACGAGCGTCCATCTTGTCGGGTTATCCGTCGGCGGCATGATTAGCCAGAAGCTTGCGATGACGAGGCCAGAGCAGGTGGCGTCGCTAACGCTGATCGACACCGCAGCTTCGTTTGCCGAGGCAGCACGTGAAGCGATGCGGCTGCGGGCACAATCCGCGAGAAGCAGTGGCATGCACGCCGTGTTGCAAACCACTCTCGAGCGCTGGTTCACCGGTCAAACCAGAGCGCGTCGTCCGGACCTGATCGACCGCGTCGCGAGAACCTTGCTTGCTGATGATCCCGCGATCCATGGCGCAATGTGGGACATGATTGCGGAGCTGGATCTCGTCGATGGTCTCAACCGGATTGCCTGTCCGACGTTGATTCTGGTGGGGGAATTCGATCCGAGTTCACCACCTTCAGCGGCGCGGCAGTTGCACGACCGTATCCCGGACTCGCGGTTGCATATCATCGAACAGGCTTCGCATATGGCGCCACTCGAGCGGCCAGAGGTGATCAATACGCATCTGTTGTCTTTTCTTGACTCGCGATAA
- a CDS encoding alpha/beta fold hydrolase, with the protein MNLQTVSTWRRDLAAMRERFPLVTHKFGGGEWQVRDTSSVSGIERPALVLLPGSLGSADIFFKQVLSFGTDFRCLAIDYPSISTDALADDLAALIDRLQLQRTCVLGSSLAGYWLQWFGATHPSHVACIVLSSAFIDSSTLDTNPLFDREALTSQDGAQTKVEWMTRLAARDPDELVEIQMDLLAHTQSGDSLQARLLHAATATPAPIIDASLPVALIDCADDPLIDQRTRRELALRYPDALRLSLGTGGHYPHVVQSDVFTAFVRSILSTLG; encoded by the coding sequence ATGAACTTGCAAACGGTTTCCACATGGCGTCGAGATCTTGCGGCGATGCGCGAACGCTTTCCGCTAGTGACTCACAAATTTGGCGGCGGCGAATGGCAGGTTCGGGACACGTCGAGCGTTTCAGGAATTGAGAGGCCCGCGCTGGTTCTTCTTCCTGGCAGCCTTGGGAGCGCAGATATCTTCTTCAAACAGGTACTTTCGTTTGGGACTGATTTCCGCTGCCTCGCGATCGACTACCCATCAATTTCGACTGACGCGTTGGCTGATGATCTCGCGGCTTTGATTGATCGATTGCAACTGCAACGCACCTGTGTGCTTGGTTCGTCGCTGGCGGGATACTGGCTGCAGTGGTTTGGCGCTACCCATCCATCGCACGTCGCATGCATTGTTTTGTCCAGCGCGTTCATCGACTCCAGCACGTTGGATACGAACCCGTTGTTTGATCGCGAAGCACTTACGTCGCAAGACGGCGCGCAGACGAAAGTCGAATGGATGACACGACTGGCCGCCCGCGATCCGGACGAACTCGTCGAAATCCAGATGGATTTGCTCGCTCACACACAGAGCGGCGATTCGCTACAAGCGCGGCTTTTGCACGCAGCGACGGCAACGCCTGCACCCATTATCGACGCGAGCTTGCCAGTTGCATTGATCGATTGCGCCGATGATCCGTTGATCGATCAGCGGACGCGGCGCGAACTGGCTTTGCGTTATCCAGACGCGTTGCGGCTTTCGCTGGGCACGGGCGGACACTATCCACATGTCGTGCAATCAGACGTTTTCACGGCATTCGTGCGGTCGATCCTCAGCACCTTGGGCTAG